A single Calypte anna isolate BGI_N300 chromosome 24, bCalAnn1_v1.p, whole genome shotgun sequence DNA region contains:
- the POU2AF1 gene encoding POU domain class 2-associating factor 1 yields the protein MGQPCLEMDVAAPALPVTDEGALCSGWISQPSPTSLQPLTQWTTYPDYVSHEAGSCPYTADMYVQPVCPSYTLVGPSSVLTYTSQPLITNFAPRSSTPAAVPQLEGMDQQPPLPYFPWAQPLSALPAPTLQYQPASPTLSGPQFVPLPVSIPEPAPQELEDARRVIGTLPIEKLLLEDEDNDTILHLYAAKGMRAYALAAAERMKVLRRLDAKEHRGKTPLLVAVTARQAAIVWDLIQAGADVNAVDNKGHSALHLAATYGYAQVLQVILSLGFPLDLEMKDFEGHTPLHCAVLAHNALLREQGFQVLTEEQQENLQHQREELESCIHLLVQTGASIYSRDVKSNKTVLHYTVQDGNISLLRYFLELNAFKSKDFVNSKAHGNTALHMAAALPQEKNQREIIQLLLDHGADPSIRNFDNDQPVHMAPPGKAGDQVRHLLKKGKVGSAFVSCHRNARS from the exons ATGG GCCAGCCTTGCCTGGAGATGGATGTTGCTGCCCCTGCTTTGCCTGTCACAGATGAAGGAGCTCTCTGCTCTGGCTGGATCTCCCAGCCCTCTCCCACATCCTTGCAGCCTTTAACCCAGTGGACCACTTACCCTGATTATGTGTCCCACGAGGCAGGCAGCTGTCCTTACACAGCAGATATGTATGTTCAGCCAGTGTGTCCCAGTTACACACTGGTGGGACCTTCATCTGTTCTGACTTACACCTCTCAACCACTGATCACCAATTTTGCA CCCAGAAGCAGCACCCCTGCAGCAGTGCCCCAGCTGGAGGGGATGGATCAGCAGCCACCTCTCCCGTACTTTCCATGGGCACAGCCCCTCTCTGCACTCCCAGCCCCAACTCTGCAGTACCAGCCAGCTTCTCCCACCCTTTCTGGGCCACAGTTTGTGCCCTTGccagtctccatccctgaaccagccccccaggagctggaggatgcCAGAAGAGTCATCGGCACCCTGCCCATCGAGAAGCTGCTCCTGGAAGATGAAGACAATGATAC AATTCTACATCTTTATGCAGCTAAAGGTATGAGGGCCTATGcactggcagctgcagagcGCATGAAAGTGCTGCGGAGACTGGATGCCAAGGAACACAGAGGAAAG ACTCCTCTGCTGGTGGCTGTCActgccaggcaggcagcaatTGTCTGGGACCTGAtccaggcaggagcagatgTCAATGCTGTGGACAACAAAGGGCACTCAGCTTTACATCTTGCTGCAACTTATGGCTATGCCCAAGTTCTCCAG GTTATACTGTCTCTAGGTTTCCCTCTTGACTTAGAAATGAAGGATTTTGAAG GACATACCCCTCtgcactgtgctgtgctggctcACAATGCCCTGCTCAGGGAGCAGGGGTTCCAGGTGCtgacagaagagcagcaggaaaatctgcagcaccagagggaagagctggagTCCTGCATCCACCTCCTGGTGCAGACAGGAGCCTCCATCTACAGCCGG gatgtgaaaagcaacaaaacagtCCTTCATTATACAGTCCAGGATGGAAATATCTCCCTGCTCAGATACTTCTTGGAACTGAATGCTTTCAAGTCCAAGGACTTTGTGAACAGCAAG GCACATGGCAACACAGCTCTGCACATGGCAGCTGCATTGCCTCAGGAGAAGAACCAGAGAGAAATCATCCAGTTGCTCCTTGACCACGGGGCAGACCCCAGCATCCGAAACTTCGACAACGATCAGCCAGTCCACATGGctcctcctggaaaagctggggATCAG GTTAGGCACCTgctgaaaaaagggaaagttgGATCTGCATTCGTTTCCTGTCACCGAAATGCCAGGTCCTAG